A portion of the Stigmatella aurantiaca DW4/3-1 genome contains these proteins:
- a CDS encoding dihydroneopterin aldolase has translation MSEFLRLPGVSDAHGSPLDVIELRNLAMDCIVGVYPRERIVAQPLRLDVALFLDTREAPGAGHLTHSMHLGRLEGELRFLLDACRFKVLESAAEAVARYVLLPPSADAPHVPVRAVTVRVTKPNALAGHAMPSLQVHRTEAEVRPGAEAPPPGAVEPVHEGPGYSVYRLRIQPGSTVTHAVPPRVEQSELVLGEGLLQQGMPVARGMAFHWPKGVARRYDNPTSTEQTLLCVSQPRFIPSGEEAAAPALGGALPTQTHSYYSPS, from the coding sequence ATGAGCGAATTTCTGAGACTGCCCGGGGTCTCGGATGCGCACGGGAGCCCGCTGGATGTCATCGAGCTGCGGAACCTGGCGATGGACTGCATCGTGGGCGTCTACCCCCGCGAGCGCATCGTGGCTCAGCCGCTGCGGCTGGATGTGGCCCTCTTCCTGGACACGCGCGAGGCCCCGGGGGCAGGCCACCTGACGCACTCGATGCACCTGGGGCGGTTGGAGGGAGAGCTGCGGTTCCTCCTGGATGCGTGCCGCTTCAAGGTGCTGGAGTCGGCGGCGGAGGCGGTGGCCCGCTATGTGCTGCTGCCGCCCTCCGCGGATGCGCCGCACGTTCCGGTCCGCGCCGTCACGGTGCGGGTCACCAAGCCCAACGCGCTCGCGGGACATGCCATGCCGTCCCTCCAGGTGCACCGCACGGAGGCAGAGGTGAGGCCTGGGGCGGAAGCCCCTCCGCCCGGGGCGGTGGAGCCCGTCCACGAGGGGCCCGGCTACAGCGTCTATCGCCTGCGCATCCAGCCGGGGAGCACGGTCACCCATGCTGTTCCACCGCGCGTGGAGCAGAGCGAGTTGGTGCTGGGCGAGGGGCTGCTCCAGCAGGGAATGCCGGTGGCGCGCGGCATGGCCTTCCACTGGCCGAAGGGTGTTGCCCGCCGCTACGACAACCCCACCTCCACCGAGCAGACGCTCCTGTGTGTCAGCCAGCCCCGGTTCATCCCCTCGGGGGAAGAGGCGGCGGCGCCCGCTCTGGGAGGGGCGCTCCCCACGCAGACACACTCCTATTATTCCCCCTCCTGA